From the Candidatus Methylomirabilota bacterium genome, the window GAGGCGCCCCGCCAGCACCATGCGCCTGAGCAGCGGCGGCGGCGCGTACCGAGGCTCGCGGAACTCCTCGAACATCACCTCGGCGACGTACATCGCCGTGTCGAGGCCCACGAGGTCGAGGAGCGTGAACGGTCCCATCGGGTGGCCGCAGCCGAGCTTCATCGCCTGGTCGATGTCCTCGAGCGTCGCGAGCCCGCCCTCGTAGACGCGGATCGCGTCGAGCAGGTACGGGACGAGGAGCCTGTTCACGATGAACGCGGTCGAGTCCTTCGTCTGCACCGGCGTCTTGCCGAGCGCGCGCACCCAGTCCGTGGCCACCTTCGCGGTGACCTCGTCGGTCAGGATGGTGCGGGCCACCTCGACCAGCTTCATCAGCGGCACCGGGTTGAAGAAGTGCAGGCCGAGGACCTGGCCCGGGCGCCGGGTCGCCGCCGCCATCGCGGTCACGTTGCACGACGAGGTGTTCGTCGCGAGGAGCGCGTGCGGCGGGCAGATCCGGTCGAGCTTCGCGAAGGTCTCGTTCTTGAGCTGCTGGTTCTCGGTCATCGCCTCGACGACGAGGTCCGAGCCCTTGAGGTCGTCGAGCCGCGTCGTGCCGGCGATCCGCGCGAGCGCTTCGTCCTTCGCCCGGGCGTCGAGCTTGCCCTTCGCGGCGAGCCCCTCGAGCGTCTCGCGGAGCCGCCCGAGCCCGCGCCCGACGAGCTCGTCGCTCGCCTCGACGAAGAGCACCTGGAAGCCCGCCTGTGCTGCGACCTGGACGATGCCGCCGCCCATGAGGCCGCAGCCGATCACGCCCACGTTCTTGATCGTCATGAGACCTCCGGCGGGGGCGAGCGTCTACTAGCGGCCGCGGCGACCCGGCAGGGGCGGCGGCTCGTAATGGACGTCGCCCGGCGGGCACGGGTTCCGCACCGTGATGGTCACGGGCAACGGCTCCGTCCTGCGGGGCGGCGGGCCGGGATCGCGGAGCGACTCGTCGAGCGTCGAGGCGCGCGGCGCGCTCGGCTGCGTCATGATGTTGAGGAGCATCGCGGCGCTGATCTGGGCCTTCGCCTCCTCGGCGGAGGCCGCGGACGCCCACGCGACGAGCGCGAGCAGCGCGGGCACGAGCACGAGCCGTCTAGCCATGGGGAGACTCTACCACTTCGAGCTTTCGCTCGCCTCGGACGGCGAGGCCCCAGCCCCGCGACGTCCTGCGGCTCGCACCACCATCGCGGTGCTCACTCGTACACGATCAGGGAGTGGAGCGGATGGCTCTTGAGCTTGTCGCGTCCGTGGAGGAACGCCAGCTCGATCAGGAACGCGACGCCGACGACCCGCCCGCCCAGCTGCTCGATCAGCCGGAGCGTGGCGGCCATCGTGCCTCCCGTCGCGAGCAGGTCGTCGACGGCGAGCACGCGCTGGCCGCGCTGGATCGCGTCCTCGTGCATCGCGAGCGCGTCACGGCCGTACTCGAGCTCGTACTCGACCTCGATGGTCTTGCCGGGAAGCTTGCCGAGCTTGCGCACGGGCACGAAGCCCGCGCCGAGCTGGTGCGCGACGGCGCCGCCGAAGACGAAGCCGCGCGACTCGACGCCGACGACGACGTCCACGCGCTCGTTCCGGTAGCGCTCGCACAGGAGGTCGATCACGCGACGGAACGCGGGCCCGTCCTTCAGGAGGGTCGTGATGTCCTTGAAGAGGATCCCCTCGGTCGGGAAGTCTTTGATGTCGCGGATCTTCGCTCTGAGGTCGGCGACGTCCATCGCGCGCCTATATTAGCGGCTCTTTGCCGCACCGCACAAGACGTCGGCCCGCGGCCAATGTGTCCGGCCACCCTGGCACGCTGACGGCCGGCGGGCCCGCGCAAATCGCTAATTTCACAGTATGCCCGGGGCGGCCGGTGGTGCGTGGCACTCTAGTTGCTCTGAGGAAGTCCCGGTATGCTGCTTCCGGAGCAAGTCCAGCGGCTGTTCCAACTCGCCCTGGTCGAGTTCGCGCCTGACTGGGAGATCGCCGGCGCCGTGACGGAGCTCTCCCTGCACAACGCGGAGCACTGGGTG encodes:
- a CDS encoding 3-hydroxybutyryl-CoA dehydrogenase, whose protein sequence is MTIKNVGVIGCGLMGGGIVQVAAQAGFQVLFVEASDELVGRGLGRLRETLEGLAAKGKLDARAKDEALARIAGTTRLDDLKGSDLVVEAMTENQQLKNETFAKLDRICPPHALLATNTSSCNVTAMAAATRRPGQVLGLHFFNPVPLMKLVEVARTILTDEVTAKVATDWVRALGKTPVQTKDSTAFIVNRLLVPYLLDAIRVYEGGLATLEDIDQAMKLGCGHPMGPFTLLDLVGLDTAMYVAEVMFEEFREPRYAPPPLLRRMVLAGRL
- a CDS encoding adenine phosphoribosyltransferase, with amino-acid sequence MDVADLRAKIRDIKDFPTEGILFKDITTLLKDGPAFRRVIDLLCERYRNERVDVVVGVESRGFVFGGAVAHQLGAGFVPVRKLGKLPGKTIEVEYELEYGRDALAMHEDAIQRGQRVLAVDDLLATGGTMAATLRLIEQLGGRVVGVAFLIELAFLHGRDKLKSHPLHSLIVYE